One region of Primulina tabacum isolate GXHZ01 chromosome 17, ASM2559414v2, whole genome shotgun sequence genomic DNA includes:
- the LOC142530482 gene encoding uncharacterized protein LOC142530482 translates to MNPPEFIGGANPIVALEWVKSLEAIFEYLKFTDRDRVSCTVLVKAACIWWEATKVTDNVRELKWEEFKELFYAKYFSREFKVKKVKEFLELKQDAMSVAEYTLKFEEGCVFVPFIAENDKDKGEHFLRGLKPEIKRDVHMAKAITYQDIVERALLAEHDEQEIEKEQEMKRQAFQARWQGTSTNVRGGYKGKGKMEQHNKPSLPSLDTERPLCPKCGKPHKGECLVGSDRCYRCKEMRHTTQKCSLSSDKEKIQGSIFTITKEVAN, encoded by the coding sequence ATGAACCCTCCTGAATTTATCGGCGGTGCTAATCCAATCGTAGCTCTTGAATGGGTCAAATCATTGGAGGCTATATTTGAATACCTGAAGTTCACTGATCGAGATAGAGTGAGCTGTACTGTGCTAGTGAAAGCTGCTTGCATCTGGTGGGAAGCTACTAAAGTGACTGATAATGTTCGTGAGTTAAAGTGGGAGGAGTTCAAAGAGTTATTCTATGCCAAATACTTTTCAAGAGAATTTAAAGTTAAGAAGGTGAAGGAATTTCTTGAGTTGAAGCAAGATGCTATGTCTGTCGCCGAGTATACTTTGAAATTTGAAGAAGGCTGTGTTTTTGTCCCATTTATTGCTGAAAATGATAAAGACAAAGGAGAACATTTCCTTCGTGGATTGAAACCGGAAATTAAAAGGGATGTTCACATGGCAAAAGCGATCACCTATCAAGACATCGTTGAGCGAGCATTACTTGCCGAGCATGACGAACAAGAGATTGAGAAGGAGCAGGAAATGAAAAGGCAAGCTTTTCAAGCTAGATGGCAAGGGACAAGTACTAATGTTCGAGGTGGCTATAAGGGAAAAGGCAAGATGGAGCAACACAATAAACCTTCCTTACCTTCTTTAGATACGGAGCGACCGTTATGTCCTAAGTGTGGAAAGCCACACAAAGGTGAGTGTTTAGTTGGGAGTGATCGATGTTATAGATGCAAGGAAATGAGGCATACAACACAAAAGTGTTCTCTTTCCTCTGACAAAGAAAAGATTCAAGGCAGTATTTTCACGATAACAAAAGAGGTTGCTaattga